The Helianthus annuus cultivar XRQ/B chromosome 16, HanXRQr2.0-SUNRISE, whole genome shotgun sequence genome includes a window with the following:
- the LOC110898053 gene encoding protein DETOXIFICATION 24 → MDDGIDTKLLRHEEEEEGDLKQRIWVESKKIWRVALPGVISRVCAFGTIVVTQSFIGHISDIDLAGYALVQTLSVRFVNGILLGMSSATETLCGQAFGAGQHHMMGIYLQRSWIVDLITLTVLLPVFIFGTQIYKLVGEEEAIANSGGYISLWFIPFVYNFVFSLTIQMYLQAQLKNMVIAWLSVFQFGIHIPLSLLFVYKLNMGIAGAMIALSMSSWFLVIGEFIYIFGGWCPNSWKGFTVAAFKDLVPVVKLSLSSGVMVCLELWYNAVLVLLAGYMQDAEVAISAFSICLNVNAWEFMISLGFLGAACVRVANELGRGNAKAVRFSIQVLLGTSIAIGVFFFVLCLAFGKKLAYMFTDDERVADTVSDLSLLLSFSVLLNSIYPVLSGVAVGAGLQSAVAIVNLVCFYLIGIPLGALLGYLTSLEVKGIWIGMIGGVLTQTITLVYMTWRTDWDDQVKKASERLTRFYLNSDGQVSN, encoded by the exons ATGGACGATGGGATCGACACAAAGCTTCTTCGACacgaagaagaagaggaaggtGACCTAAAACAAAGAATATGGGTAGAATCGAAAAAGATATGGAGGGTTGCGTTGCCAGGTGTCATATCAAGGGTTTGTGCATTCGGAACTATTGTTGTCACTCAGTCATTTATTGGACATATTAGTGACATAGATCTTGCTGGCTACGCACTTGTTCAAACACTTAGTGTCCGATTTGTCAACGGAATACTT TTGGGAATGTCAAGTGCAACCGAAACCCTTTGTGGACAAGCATTTGGGGCCGGACAACACCATATGATGGGTATTTACTTGCAACGATCATGGATCGTTGACTTGATCACTTTGACCGTTTTGCTCCCAGTTTTCATCTTTGGTACCCAAATCTATAAACTTGTTGGTGAGGAAGAAGCGATAGCAAACAGTGGCGGATACATATCATTATGGTTCATTCCTTTtgtctataactttgtttttagCTTGACTATACAAATGTATCTACAAGCACAGTTAAAGAACATGGTTATTGCATGGCTTTCGGTTTTCCAATTCGGTATCCATATACCTTTGTCACTGCTTTTCGTGTATAAGCTGAACATGGGGATCGCGGGTGCCATGATTGCACTCTCGATGTCTTCGTGGTTTCTTGTGATTGGGGAATTCATATACATTTTTGGAGGATGGTGTCCTAATTCATGGAAAGGGTTTACGGTAGCTGCCTTTAAGGATCTTGTTCCTGTTGTGAAGCTCTCATTATCATCTGGTGTGATGGTCTG CTTGGAGTTATGGTACAATGCTGTTCTGGTCTTACTTGCCGGATACATGCAAGATGCCGAAGTTGCAATATCCGCCTTCTCGATTTG CCTGAACGTTAACGCATGGGAATTCATGATAAGCCTTGGTTTCTTAGGTGCTGCATG CGTTCGGGTGGCGAATGAATTAGGGAGGGGAAATGCGAAAGCAGTAAGGTTTTCTATACAAGTCTTGTTGGGGACTTCCATTGCTATCGGGGTGTTCTTCTTTGTTCTTTGTTTGGCCTTTGGCAAAAAACTCGCGTACATGTTCACAGATGATGAAAGAGTTGCAGATACCGTATCAGATCTTTCTTTGCTTCTCTCTTTCTCGGTTTTGTTGAACAGCATTTACCCTGTACTCTCTG GGGTGGCGGTTGGAGCGGGTTTGCAGTCAGCTGTAGCAATCGTTAACCTCGTTTGCTTTTACCTCATTGGTATTCCATTGGGAGCTTTGCTCGGATATCTAACGAGTCTTGAAGTTAAG GGTATATGGATCGGAATGATTGGTGGTGTTTTAACACAAACGATTACGCTTGTATACATGACTTGGAGAACAGACTGGGATGATCAG GTCAAAAAGGCTTCAGAACGCCTCACGCGATTTTACTTAAACTCGGACGGGCAAGTTTCTAACTAG
- the LOC110900999 gene encoding uncharacterized protein LOC110900999, whose product MDMDDDPDPEMPSSGTPMHPIEISDGSSFHGSPYRGPDSYEARFASYPWEFTPPFQPQFQHQQQDPSEDSRFQAVTPPPPPPLEQQPHPEPPRRRRTTARMSGRGGIRISTPQPSSGNHYPPLYEGPQMGGPSNPVSEVESAPVAPPPSQMGYDNPIPSYAGAAAYNPFAQPAHTNYNYAQVDPYLQQQPQPPQIKPPQQQEILQRLSQVEREVQEERRSHRGFLKGLRSSYMAESEEVNSHPLENHDTTRINITGAELRELIDNAVSKAVDMQFKESSGTHSKTLSVPHSKSHPKTHSEAHSKPPSKHHESKKDDAQHSSNQHSVPSKKIVFDQEPRAKTCSYKYFVSCKPRDFTGEKGAIDCRHG is encoded by the exons ATGGATATGGATGATGACCCCGATCCGGAGATGCCATCGAGTGGGACGCCGATGCATCCCATCGAAATTTCAGATGGATCGTCCTTTCACGGTTCACCTTACCGAGGCCCAGACAGCTATGAAGCAAGGTTTGCCTCGTATCCTTGGGAGTTCACTCCCCCTTTTCAGCCACAGTTTCAACATCAGcaacaggatccctctgaggattctcGTTTTCAGGCGGTCactccaccaccgccaccgccgctAGAGCAGCAGCCGcatccggagccaccgaggcggagaagaaCAACCGCACGGATGTCCGGGCGAGGGGGAATCCGTATCAGCACCCCTCAACCCTCCAGTGGAAATCACTACCCGCCACTATATGAAGGCCCGCAGATGGGTGGGCCTTCGAACCCAGTTTCCGAGGTGGAATCTGCGCCAgtcgcaccaccaccatcacaaatgggttatgataacccgattcCTTCATACGCCGgtgcagcggcgtataacccttttgcGCAGCCAGCCCATACTAACTACAACTACGCCCAAGTTGACCCATACCTT cagcagcagccgcagCCACCACAGATCAAGCCGCCACAACAGCAGGAGATTCTTCAAAGGTTGAGCCAGGTGGAACGGGAGGTTCAAGAGGAGCGTAGAAGCCACCGGGGATTTCTCAAAGGTTTG CGATCAAGCTACATGGCAGAATCTGAAGAAGTCAACAGCCACCCTCTAGAGAATCATGATACCACCAGGATCAACATAACTGGTGCGGAACTTCGAGAGTTGATTGATAATGCTGTTTCTAAAGCTGTGGACATGCAATttaaggaatcaagtggtacacaTAGCAAGACCTTATCAGTACCCCATTCCAAATCACAccctaagactcattctgaggctcatagtaagccaccttctaaacaTCATGAGTCAAAGAAGGATGATGCTCAACACTCCTCAAATCAGCATAGTGTTCCATCTAAAAAGATTGTGTTTGACCAAGAGCCACGCGCAAAGACTTGCTCCTATAAGTATTTCGTCTcctgcaaacccagggatttcactggggaaaaaggagccattGATTGCAGACATGGCTAG